From a single Herbiconiux sp. SALV-R1 genomic region:
- a CDS encoding MFS transporter, giving the protein MSTSVIDAPSGKSGAAATNTRGRVILASLIGTSIEFYDFYVYATAAVLVFPALFFANSDPTISLLSSFAVFGVAFIARPVGSILFGHFGDRIGRKKTLVASLLTMGIATVLIGALPTGLTPGWEIIAPALLVLFRFCQGLGLGGEWSGAALLATENAPAGKRAIYGTFPQLGAPIGFIIANVVFLVLSTALDSEHFLSWGWRVPFLASAVLVIIGLYVRFKLVETPAFTKVVEKGEVAKLPLARVFKTSWRPLILGTFIMLATYVLFYLMTTFTLTFGTTASSVEQAQAAAEAAGKAFDPSTFVPGLGYSRNDFLIMLVIGCVFFGIFTLVSGPLAERFGRRNALFWTTVGIAAFGLFFVPLFAGGTIGVMALLIIGFTLMGLTFGPMGSTLPELFPSNVRYTGSAISYNVASILGAAVAPFIAVALWQAANGSPALVGNYLSLMALITLAALYLSKETRDLAFDDNVS; this is encoded by the coding sequence ATGTCCACATCCGTCATCGACGCGCCGTCCGGCAAGAGCGGCGCCGCCGCCACCAACACCCGAGGACGGGTCATCCTCGCGAGCCTCATCGGCACGTCGATCGAGTTCTACGACTTCTACGTCTACGCCACGGCAGCCGTGCTGGTGTTCCCGGCGCTGTTCTTCGCGAACTCCGACCCCACGATCTCGCTGCTGTCGTCGTTCGCCGTGTTCGGCGTCGCGTTCATCGCGCGCCCGGTCGGCTCCATCCTGTTCGGCCACTTCGGCGACCGCATCGGCCGCAAGAAGACCCTCGTCGCCTCCCTGCTCACCATGGGCATCGCGACCGTGCTCATCGGCGCACTGCCCACCGGCCTCACCCCCGGCTGGGAGATCATCGCCCCCGCCCTGCTCGTGCTATTCCGCTTCTGCCAGGGCCTCGGCCTCGGCGGCGAGTGGTCGGGAGCCGCGCTCCTCGCCACCGAGAACGCACCCGCGGGCAAGCGCGCGATCTACGGCACCTTCCCGCAGCTGGGCGCGCCCATCGGCTTCATCATCGCGAACGTCGTGTTCCTCGTGCTGAGCACGGCCCTCGACTCCGAGCACTTCCTCTCCTGGGGCTGGCGCGTGCCGTTCCTGGCCAGCGCCGTGCTCGTCATCATCGGCCTCTACGTGCGCTTCAAGCTGGTCGAGACTCCCGCGTTCACGAAGGTCGTGGAGAAGGGCGAGGTGGCGAAGCTCCCCCTGGCCCGGGTGTTCAAGACCAGCTGGCGCCCGCTCATCCTGGGCACCTTCATCATGCTGGCGACCTACGTGCTGTTCTACCTGATGACCACCTTCACCCTCACCTTCGGCACCACCGCGTCGTCGGTCGAGCAGGCGCAGGCGGCCGCGGAGGCCGCGGGCAAGGCCTTCGACCCCTCCACCTTCGTGCCGGGACTCGGCTACAGCCGCAACGACTTCCTCATCATGCTGGTCATCGGCTGCGTGTTCTTCGGCATCTTCACGCTCGTGTCGGGCCCGCTCGCCGAACGCTTCGGCCGCCGCAACGCCCTGTTCTGGACCACCGTCGGCATCGCCGCGTTCGGCCTGTTCTTCGTGCCCCTGTTCGCGGGCGGCACCATCGGCGTGATGGCCCTCCTCATCATCGGCTTCACCCTAATGGGTCTCACCTTCGGCCCGATGGGCTCGACCCTGCCCGAGCTGTTCCCCTCGAACGTGCGCTACACCGGGTCGGCGATCAGCTACAACGTCGCGTCGATCCTCGGCGCAGCGGTCGCGCCCTTCATCGCGGTGGCCCTGTGGCAGGCGGCGAACGGCAGCCCGGCGCTGGTCGGCAACTACCTGTCGCTGATGGCGCTCATCACGCTCGCCGCGCTGTACCTCAGCAAGGAGACGCGCGACCTGGCGTTCGACGACAACGTCAGCTGA
- a CDS encoding ABC transporter ATP-binding protein, producing MSDTTRAPRSRGGFGRGRTPDDGPRATFKQLLPFLFEHKKVLALVIALSIVGAAASLAQPLLVSQVITVVQEGRALDMLVWALVILVVVSGLISGFQHYLLQRTGTSVVLSARRQLVHRMLRLPISQFDTRRTGDLVSRVGSDTTLLYAVITQGLVDAVGGSLVFVGALIAMLIIDPVLLGLTVLVIAVSVVTVVSISGRVRTASRKQQEKVGDLAAAVERSISAIRTVRASNATEREIAAVDADAQGAWQMGVKVAKISALVVPIAGIALQVSFLVVLGVGGFRVASGAITIASLVSFILFLFMMIMPLGQAFGAINSVNQALGALGRIQEIVSLPVEVQNDRELAPLATPDEIAAARATDAPAIEFVDVRFRYAEGRVATAVPETGAGEAGAAAGAAAGAAPALDPDPEAGVLHGVSFAAGRGERTAIVGPSGAGKSTILALIERFYDADSGSVLFGGVDVKRLDREALRAQIGYVEQDAPVLAGSIRQNLLLGSPEASDADCIRVLHEVNLGEVLGRSPEGLDAAVGEDGVMLSGGERQRLAIARALLAAPPVLLLDESTSSLDGLNEQMLREAIDAVAENRSLIVIAHRLSTVVDSDRIVVVDHGRVVGTGTHSELVASTPLYRDLAKHQLLV from the coding sequence ATGTCCGACACCACCCGCGCCCCCCGCTCCCGCGGCGGATTCGGCCGCGGCCGCACACCCGACGACGGGCCCCGCGCCACGTTCAAGCAGCTGCTGCCGTTCTTGTTCGAGCACAAGAAGGTGCTCGCGCTGGTGATCGCGCTCAGCATCGTGGGCGCCGCGGCGAGCCTCGCCCAGCCGCTCCTGGTGAGCCAGGTCATCACGGTGGTGCAGGAGGGTCGCGCGCTCGACATGCTGGTGTGGGCGCTCGTCATCCTCGTCGTCGTCTCGGGCCTCATCTCGGGCTTCCAGCACTACCTGCTGCAGCGCACGGGCACGAGCGTGGTGCTCTCCGCCCGCCGCCAGCTCGTGCACCGCATGCTGCGGCTGCCCATCTCCCAGTTCGACACCCGGCGCACGGGCGACCTGGTGTCGCGAGTCGGCTCCGACACGACGTTGCTCTACGCGGTCATCACGCAGGGCCTCGTCGACGCGGTGGGCGGATCGCTCGTGTTCGTGGGCGCGCTCATCGCGATGCTCATCATCGACCCTGTGCTGCTCGGGCTCACCGTGCTCGTCATCGCCGTCTCGGTGGTGACCGTCGTCAGCATCTCGGGCCGCGTGCGCACCGCGAGCCGCAAGCAGCAGGAGAAGGTCGGCGACCTCGCCGCCGCGGTGGAGCGCTCGATCAGCGCTATCCGCACCGTGCGCGCCTCCAACGCGACCGAGCGCGAGATCGCCGCCGTCGACGCGGATGCTCAGGGCGCCTGGCAGATGGGCGTCAAGGTCGCGAAGATCTCGGCCCTCGTGGTGCCGATCGCGGGAATCGCGCTGCAGGTGTCGTTCCTCGTGGTGCTCGGGGTAGGCGGCTTCCGGGTGGCGTCGGGCGCGATCACGATCGCGAGCCTGGTGTCGTTCATCCTGTTCCTGTTCATGATGATCATGCCGCTCGGCCAGGCCTTCGGCGCCATCAACTCGGTGAACCAGGCGCTGGGGGCGCTGGGGCGCATCCAGGAGATCGTGTCGCTGCCCGTCGAGGTGCAGAACGACCGCGAGCTCGCGCCGCTGGCCACCCCCGACGAGATCGCGGCGGCAAGGGCGACGGATGCTCCCGCCATCGAGTTCGTCGACGTGCGGTTCCGGTACGCCGAGGGGCGCGTGGCGACGGCGGTGCCGGAGACGGGCGCAGGTGAGGCCGGCGCAGCAGCCGGCGCAGCGGCCGGCGCCGCCCCGGCTCTCGACCCCGACCCCGAGGCCGGCGTGCTGCACGGCGTCTCGTTCGCGGCCGGCCGCGGCGAGCGCACCGCGATCGTAGGCCCCTCAGGCGCCGGCAAGAGCACCATCCTCGCCCTCATCGAGCGCTTCTACGACGCCGACTCCGGATCGGTGCTGTTCGGTGGCGTCGACGTGAAGCGCCTCGACCGCGAGGCCCTCCGCGCGCAGATCGGCTACGTGGAGCAGGATGCGCCGGTGCTGGCGGGCAGCATCCGTCAGAATCTGCTGCTCGGCTCGCCCGAGGCGAGCGATGCCGACTGCATCCGCGTGCTGCACGAGGTGAACCTCGGCGAGGTGCTCGGGCGCTCGCCCGAGGGTCTCGATGCGGCGGTGGGCGAAGACGGCGTGATGCTCTCGGGTGGCGAGCGTCAGCGGCTCGCGATCGCCCGCGCGCTGCTCGCCGCTCCCCCGGTGCTGCTGCTCGACGAGTCGACCTCCTCGCTCGACGGACTCAACGAGCAGATGCTCCGCGAGGCCATCGACGCCGTGGCCGAGAACCGCTCGCTCATCGTCATCGCCCACCGCCTGTCGACCGTGGTGGACTCCGACCGCATCGTGGTCGTCGACCACGGTCGCGTCGTGGGCACGGGCACCCACTCCGAGCTCGTCGCCTCGACCCCCCTGTACCGCGACCTCGCGAAGCACCAGCTCCTCGTGTAG